From one Lotus japonicus ecotype B-129 chromosome 3, LjGifu_v1.2 genomic stretch:
- the LOC130745878 gene encoding uncharacterized protein LOC130745878, which yields MAMALLSLNHTLTPSLFPSPSPKPKPAPSSPFLVSLRPLPRFPRHAVRMAPEEEKMTRRSPLDFPIEWERPKPGRRPDIFPQFSPMKTPLPPPIADPPEEDEEEEEKKEEEEEEDPDKEESDKPEQ from the exons ATGGCCATGGCTTTGTTGAGCCTCAACCACACTCTCACCCCTTCTCTGTTTCCTTCTCCTTCCCCTAAACCTAAACCTGCTCCTTCTTCTCCCTTCCTCGTCTCTCTCCGCCCCCTACCACGCTTCCCGAGGCACGCCGTTCGTATGGCTCCCGAGGAGGAGAAGATGACTCGCCGTTCCCCTCTCGATTTTCCAATC GAGTGGGAAAGGCCTAAGCCAGGACGAAGACCAGATATATTCCCTCAATTTAGTCCAATGAAGACACCTTTGCCACCTCCAATAGCGGATCCTCCggaagaggatgaagaggaggaagaaaagaaagaggaggaagaagaggaagatccTGATAAGGAGGAGTCAGATAAGCCAGAACAATAG